From the genome of Ziziphus jujuba cultivar Dongzao chromosome 6, ASM3175591v1, one region includes:
- the LOC107434561 gene encoding RING-H2 finger protein ATL79 translates to MRTPPTVLPPPPSPSSSSAARAAIVVSAAATHIIHLSPPLTSSTTTPTTTSNEPPHQIRWRHYSGTKEFEANAALVLIILLCALICALALNASIRCFLRGGGSGGGSSGVSGRGGNNSGQVHYQHPRSIIELVEHQQKTNGGGGAPLESAPALVYSAGMKTKLAGVEAECVICLSEFVEGEEIRVLGWCKHGFHSQCIQEWFSSHSSCPTCRRSFRPPSPSRSSAVPERAPVGEFLTGV, encoded by the coding sequence ATGAGAACCCCACCAACCGTACTACCTCCACCACCATCACCATCTTCGTCGTCAGCAGCAAGAGCAGCTATAGTAGTATCAGCAGCAGCAACTCATATAATCCATCTCTCACCTCCATTAACATCATCTACAACAACCCCAACAACGACATCAAATGAACCTCCTCATCAAATCCGGTGGAGGCATTATTCCGGGACCAAAGAGTTCGAAGCCAACGCAGCTCTCGTCCTCATCATCCTTCTCTGTGCACTCATTTGCGCTCTCGCTCTCAACGCCTCCATCCGCTGCTTCCTCCGCGGCGGTGGCAGCGGCGGAGGCAGCAGCGGAGTCAGTGGCAGAGGCGGAAACAATAGCGGCCAAGTCCATTATCAACATCCTCGTAGCATAATCGAACTCGTTGAGCATCAGCAAAAGACTAATGGAGGAGGAGGAGCTCCATTGGAAAGTGCTCCGGCTTTAGTTTACTCCGCCGGGATGAAGACGAAGCTCGCCGGGGTCGAAGCCGAATGCGTTATATGCTTGTCGGAGTTCGTTGAAGGAGAAGAGATTAGAGTTCTTGGTTGGTGTAAACACGGCTTCCATTCTCAGTGTATTCAGGAATGGTTTTCTTCACACTCCTCCTGTCCTACTTGTCGCCGGAGCTTCCGTCCTCCGTCTCCATCACGGTCCTCCGCCGTGCCTGAAAGAGCTCCGGTCGGTGAGTTTCTGACTGGTGTATAA